From the genome of Populus alba chromosome 10, ASM523922v2, whole genome shotgun sequence, one region includes:
- the LOC118059916 gene encoding probable serine/threonine-protein kinase PBL7 isoform X1: MGCFSCAGKSRKNASNKKPDDQIPSSSDKTKSNMALDVKEASKDGGSEYIAAHTFTFRELANATKNFRADCLLGEGGFGRVYKGRLESTNQVVAIKQLDRNGLQGNREFLVEVLMLSLLHHPNLVNLIGYCADGDQRLLVYEYMPLGSLEDHLHDLPPDKKRLDWNTRMKVAAGAAKGLEYLHDSANPPVIYRDLKCSNILLGEGYHPKLSDFGLAKLGPVGDETHVSTRVMGTYGYCAPEYAMTGQLTLKSDVYSFGVVLLEIITGRKAIDNSRTAGEHNLVAWARPLFKDRRKFAQMADPLLQGHYPMRGLYQALAVAAMCVQEQPNMRPLIADVVTALSYLASQKYDPETQPVQGSRTGPSTPGTRREQ, from the exons ATAAAACAAAGTCAAATATGGCACTGGATGTGAAGGAGGCTTCTAAGGATGGAGGCTCTGAATACATAGCAGCACATACATTCACATTTCGCGAGCTGGCAAATGCAACAAAGAACTTCAGGGCAGATTGTCTTTTGGGTGAAGGAGGTTTTGGCAGAGTATATAAAGGGAGATTGGAGAGTACCAATCAG GTTGTAGCTATCAAGCAACTTGATCGTAATGGGCTGCAAGGGAATAGAGAGTTCCTTGTTGAAGTATTGATGTTGAGCCTACTCCACCATCCGAATCTCGTTAACTTGATTGGCTATTGTGCTGATGGAGATCAGAGACTTCTGGTTTATGAATACATGCCATTAGGATCCCTGGAAGACCATCTACATG ACCTGCCACCTGATAAAAAACGACTTGACTGGAATACAAGAATGAAAGTAGCTGCCGGTGCTGCGAAAGGCTTGGAGTATTTGCATGACAGTGCTAACCCCCCTGTTATATACCGTGATTTGAAATGCTCAAACATTTTACTTGGTGAAGGTTATCATCCCAAACTATCTGATTTTGGCTTGGCGAAATTGGGTCCTGTTGGTGACGAGACTCATGTATCCACAAGAGTGATGGGAACCTATGGATATTGTGCACCTGAATATGCAATGACAGGTCAGCTTACTCtgaaatcagatgtttatagcTTTGGTGTTGTTCTCCTTGAGATTATTACTGGGAGGAAAGCTATTGATAATTCAAGAACCGCTGGGGAGCATAACTTGGTTGCATGG GCACGACCGTTATTTAAAGATCGGAGAAAATTTGCGCAGATGGCTGACCCATTACTCCAAGGCCACTATCCAATGAGGGGCTTGTATCAAGCTCTTGCTGTTGCTGCAATGTGTGTTCAAGAACAGCCTAATATGCGACCCCTTATAGCTGATGTAGTCACAGCACTTTCTTATCTTGCTTCCCAAAAGTATGATCCAGAGACCCAGCCAGTCCAGGGCTCTCGCACAGGCCCTTCTACTCCTGGAACTAGAAGGGAACAATGA
- the LOC118059916 gene encoding probable serine/threonine-protein kinase PBL7 isoform X2 has protein sequence MALDVKEASKDGGSEYIAAHTFTFRELANATKNFRADCLLGEGGFGRVYKGRLESTNQVVAIKQLDRNGLQGNREFLVEVLMLSLLHHPNLVNLIGYCADGDQRLLVYEYMPLGSLEDHLHDLPPDKKRLDWNTRMKVAAGAAKGLEYLHDSANPPVIYRDLKCSNILLGEGYHPKLSDFGLAKLGPVGDETHVSTRVMGTYGYCAPEYAMTGQLTLKSDVYSFGVVLLEIITGRKAIDNSRTAGEHNLVAWARPLFKDRRKFAQMADPLLQGHYPMRGLYQALAVAAMCVQEQPNMRPLIADVVTALSYLASQKYDPETQPVQGSRTGPSTPGTRREQ, from the exons ATGGCACTGGATGTGAAGGAGGCTTCTAAGGATGGAGGCTCTGAATACATAGCAGCACATACATTCACATTTCGCGAGCTGGCAAATGCAACAAAGAACTTCAGGGCAGATTGTCTTTTGGGTGAAGGAGGTTTTGGCAGAGTATATAAAGGGAGATTGGAGAGTACCAATCAG GTTGTAGCTATCAAGCAACTTGATCGTAATGGGCTGCAAGGGAATAGAGAGTTCCTTGTTGAAGTATTGATGTTGAGCCTACTCCACCATCCGAATCTCGTTAACTTGATTGGCTATTGTGCTGATGGAGATCAGAGACTTCTGGTTTATGAATACATGCCATTAGGATCCCTGGAAGACCATCTACATG ACCTGCCACCTGATAAAAAACGACTTGACTGGAATACAAGAATGAAAGTAGCTGCCGGTGCTGCGAAAGGCTTGGAGTATTTGCATGACAGTGCTAACCCCCCTGTTATATACCGTGATTTGAAATGCTCAAACATTTTACTTGGTGAAGGTTATCATCCCAAACTATCTGATTTTGGCTTGGCGAAATTGGGTCCTGTTGGTGACGAGACTCATGTATCCACAAGAGTGATGGGAACCTATGGATATTGTGCACCTGAATATGCAATGACAGGTCAGCTTACTCtgaaatcagatgtttatagcTTTGGTGTTGTTCTCCTTGAGATTATTACTGGGAGGAAAGCTATTGATAATTCAAGAACCGCTGGGGAGCATAACTTGGTTGCATGG GCACGACCGTTATTTAAAGATCGGAGAAAATTTGCGCAGATGGCTGACCCATTACTCCAAGGCCACTATCCAATGAGGGGCTTGTATCAAGCTCTTGCTGTTGCTGCAATGTGTGTTCAAGAACAGCCTAATATGCGACCCCTTATAGCTGATGTAGTCACAGCACTTTCTTATCTTGCTTCCCAAAAGTATGATCCAGAGACCCAGCCAGTCCAGGGCTCTCGCACAGGCCCTTCTACTCCTGGAACTAGAAGGGAACAATGA